The Streptomyces sp. NBC_01275 genome has a segment encoding these proteins:
- a CDS encoding DUF6879 family protein — protein MTTSSKTLGDLFESFEREAFRLETLDDYSQSGNVDAFQAFQAGEPQPKDYNAGWIEELRSHTEKGKRVYRVHILSRPLTDYLCFELGWGYRKNMTGGEEFFILDVTENPNPLENVPDFWFFDSSSVAVMNYDENGKYLGSEVLPPERTAEFAQYRDAALAHAEPFNEWWAKYGA, from the coding sequence GTGACAACCTCCTCTAAGACCCTCGGCGACCTCTTCGAATCTTTCGAGCGCGAGGCGTTCCGCCTGGAGACTCTGGACGACTACAGCCAGTCGGGGAACGTGGACGCTTTCCAGGCATTCCAGGCCGGGGAGCCTCAGCCGAAGGACTACAACGCGGGCTGGATCGAAGAACTCCGCTCACACACCGAGAAGGGGAAGCGGGTTTACCGGGTGCACATTCTGTCGCGCCCACTCACGGACTATCTTTGCTTCGAACTCGGGTGGGGCTACCGGAAGAACATGACCGGAGGCGAAGAGTTCTTCATCCTCGACGTCACCGAGAATCCCAACCCGCTGGAAAACGTCCCGGATTTCTGGTTCTTCGACTCCTCCTCCGTGGCCGTCATGAACTATGACGAAAACGGGAAGTACCTCGGATCGGAAGTGCTGCCACCGGAACGTACGGCGGAATTCGCGCAGTACCGTGACGCGGCACTCGCACACGCAGAACCATTTAACGAATGGTGGGCC